Proteins encoded together in one Penicillium digitatum chromosome 1, complete sequence window:
- a CDS encoding Epimerase/dehydratase family protein, putative — MADSKKPAVLIVGGLGFIGRHLALYIHENNLASEVRLVDKVLPQLAWLAPEFEEACSKEKFVQADASREQHFPRIFDRANGEQFDYVINCGGETRHSQPDDVYEVRSYALSLALAKEIARRGIPAFVETSTAHVYKGGSTPRKETDKLTPWNKLAAWKLKAAEELCKIPNLQYCALRMPHVYGAYDPGYFATGICLSAVHVDLKQDLVLMHTKDLKLNTLHVKDAASALFEAAKWRAAKGLIDPKDGIVAFNVVDHNDTKQEHVAQALTEVFGLDVTYIGSLASQLAKLNLDDVLDDMNEVSLQTWAELIERAKITRPGPISPFLERDAVKGDDMSIDGSKFENETGWKPLYPNFGADSIREIVDSYKRLGWWP, encoded by the exons ATGGCTGACTCTAAAAAGCCCGCTGTTTTGATTGTTGGTGGTCTCG GCTTCATTGGTCGACACCTCGCGCTATACATCCACGAAAACAATCTAGCCTCGGAAGTCCGTTTGGTAGACAAAGTTCTACCACAATTAGCCTGGTTGGCTCCAGAATTCGAAGAAGCATGCTCCAAGGAAAAGTTCGTCCAGGCAGACGCCAGCCGCGAAC AACATTTCCCGCGCATCTTCGACCGAGCCAATGGCGAACAATTCGACTACGTGATTAACTGCGGTGGCGAAACACGCCATTCCCAACCGGACGATGTCTACGAAGTGCGCAGCTACGCCCTCTCCCTCGCGCTCGCCAAGGAAATCGCCCGACGCGGTATCCCCGCCTTCGTCGAGACCTCCACCGCGCACGTGTACAAGGGCGGCTCAACGCCACGTAAGGAGACAGACAAACTCACCCCCTGGAACAAACTGGCCGCGTGGAAACTCAAGGCCGCGGAGGAATTGTGTAAAATTCCAAACTTGCAGTACTGCGCCTTACGTATGCCCCACGTCTACGGTGCTTACGACCCGGGCTACTTCGCGACCGGTATTTGTCTATCGGCCGTCCATGTCGATCTCAAGCAAGACCTGGTCTTAATGCATACCAAGGACTTAAAACTCAACACCCTGCACGTCAAGGATGCTGCGAGTGCGCTGTTCGAGGCTGCTAAGTGGCGTGCCGCGAAGGGGCTCATCGATCCCAAGGATGGCATTGTTGCCTTCAACGTTGTCGATCATAATGACACGAAACAGGAACACGTTGCTCAAGCCTTGACGGAGGTCTTTGGTCTCGATGTCACGTACATCGGGTCGCTTGCTTCGCAGCTTGCCAAGTTGAATCTGGACGATGTCCTGGATGATATGAATGAGGTCAGTCTGCAGACTTGGGCTGAACTCATCGAGAGAGCAAAAATCACGCGGCCTGGACCGATCAGTCCGTTCCTAGAACGTGACGCTGTCAAGGGTGACGATATGTCCATTGATGGCTCAAAGTTCGAGAATGAGACTGGCTGGAAGCCATTGTACCCGAACTTCGGGGCTGACAGCATCCGCGAAATCGTGGACAGCTACAAGCGTCTGGGCTGGTGGCCATGA
- a CDS encoding ATP synthase gamma chain, whose product MFSRAVRPALRAGGAAVARPVPANAATFATLREIEGRLKSIKNIEKITNTMKIVASTRLTRAQKAMDESRVYGKTSNTVFEQAETKPLEDKKVLLVVASSDKGLCGGIHSGLSKATRRILAENPNADIAILGEKAKASLSRSVPENIVLSFANVCKDIPTFADAQAIADQIALLPENYASVRIIYNSFVNAQSYEPVTIEAYSEEAITQSANISSYEVDDEVLTSLREYALANNLFWAMAEGHACEISARRNAMENASKNAGEMINKFQILYNRQRQATITGELVEIITGATASADM is encoded by the exons ATGTTCTCCCGTGCCGTCCGCCCGGCCCTGCGGGCTGGTGGTGCCGCCGTCGCTCG CCCTGTTCCCGCAAATGCCGCCACCTTCGCGACTCTGCGTGAGATTGAGGGTCGTCTCAAGTCCATCAAGAACATTGAGAAGATCACCAACACCATGAAGATTGTTGCGTCCACTCGTCTCACCCGTGCTCAGAAAGCCATGGACGAATCCCGCGTCTATGGTAAGACCTCCAACACCGTTTTCGAGCAGGCCGAGACCAAGCCTCTGGAGGACAAGAAGGTTCTTCTGGTTGTTGCCAGCTCCGACAAGGGTCTTTGCGGTGGTATCCACTCCGGTCTGAGCAAGGCTACCCGCCGTATCTTGGCCGAGAACCCCAACGCCGACATTGCCATTCTCGgtgagaaggccaaggcttcgCTGTCCCGTTCCGTCCCCGAGAACATCGTCCTGAGCTTCGCCAACGTCTGCAAGGACATTCCCACCTTCGCCGATGCTCAGGCTATTGCCGATCAGATTGCTCTTCTGCCCGAGAACTACGCCAGCGTTCGCATCATCTACAATTCTTTCGTCAACGCTCAGAGCTACGAGCCTGTCACCATTGAGGCCTACTCCGAGGAGGCTATCACCCAGTCTG CCAACATTTCCTCTTACGAGGTTGATGATGAGGTTCTGACCAGCCTCCGCGAGTACGCTCTTGCCAACAATCTTTTCTGGGCCATGGCCGAGGGTCACGCCTGTGAGATTTCCGCTCGTCGCAACGCCATGGAGAACGCCTCCAAGAACGCGGGTGAGATGATCAACAA GTTCCAGATTTTGTACAACCGTCAACGCCAGGCCACCATTACCGGCGAGCTGGTTGAGATTATCACCGGTGCCACCGCTAGTGCGGATATGTAG
- a CDS encoding Topoisomerase I produces MSSSEDDTPLMRANGRGKVSPKSPEVIKMGDSSPATNGHVDPGISIRFGPVEDKDVKMEDEEGALGAIKRKSRTSLGEKKSYVEAESSEEDEPLSKRRRTSVKHEDLETDDDVPLARNGRKLPKAAETSIGDESDSDVPIERKLAVQKKKIEQTAEKEAKLARKLVAPKKEAKPVAAKKQTNAVKKEPAASKSAPKKMKAEPASAKKGTAKVKAESQDAEEKEEEEEDEYRWWEDHNKGDGTIKWTTLEHNGVVFPPEYEVLPGNVKLKYDGVPVSLAPEAEEVATFFGSMLNSTHNVENPVFQKNFFGDFKEVVKKTGGAKDAKGNKIDIKEFAKCDFKSIFNFYDAQREEKRNLPPAEKKAAKALKDEQEAPYQFCVWDGRKQKVGNFRVEPPSLFRGRGEHPKTGRVKTRVQPEQITINIGKDARVPPPPPGHKWKEVKHDQEGTWLAMWQENINGNYKYVMLAANSDVKGQSDFKKFEKARELKKHIEKIRKDYQKNLKHDMMVERQKATAVYLIDQFALRAGNEKGEDEAETVGCCSLKYENVTLKPPNTVVFDFLGKDSIRFYDEVQVDLQVFKNLKIFKKAPKKSGDEIFDRLTTSALNKHLANYMPGLTAKVFRTYNASYTMGCVLNEMNPTGGTVAEKVKAYNDANRKVAILCNHKRTVTAGHANAMEKMGERIKGLRYQKWRLKQQMLDLDPTLKKKKGTAFFEIDEDLDKEWIEEHQAFLIEEQRTKISKKFEKDNEKRVADGEKEMKASELEERLQVVKEMEKKFKRENKTGKVEVEARGATVEKLEGSITKIDQRVETMSVQAQDKEDNKEVALGTSKINYIDPRLTVVFSKKYDVPIEKFFSKALREKFEWAIKSVEEDWEF; encoded by the exons ATGAGCTCTTCAGAGGACGACACGCCCCTCATGCGCGCCAATGGACGCGGTAAAG TTTCCCCAAAATCTCCCGAAGTAATCAAAATGGGGGATTCTAGCCCTGCCACGAACGGCCATGTTGATCCTGGAATATCCATTCGGTTCGGTCCTGTGGAAGACAAGGATGTGAAgatggaagatgaagaaggtgCCCTAGGTGCTATTAAGCGCAAGTCTCGGACCAGCTTGGGCGAAAAGAAGTCCTACGTAGAAGCAGAAAgcagcgaagaagatgagccTTTG AGCAAACGCCGGCGTACATCTGTCAAACACGAAGATCTCGAGACCGATGATGATGTGCCATTGGCACGCAACGGGCGCAAACTTCCCAAGGCCGCTGAAACATCCATCGGGGATGAGTCCGATTCCGACGTCCCCATTGAACGCAAACTTGCTGtgcaaaagaagaagattgaacAAACGGCGGAGAAGGAGGCGAAACTTGCGCGCAAACTTGTTGCGCCAAAGAAGGAAGCTAAGCCTGTGGCAGCCAAAAAACAGACAAACGCCGTCAAGAAAGAGCCAGCCGCCAGCAAATCTGCccccaagaagatgaaggcTGAACCCGCCTCAGCCAAAAAGGGCACAGCCAAGGTGAAGGCAGAAAGCCAGGACGccgaagagaaggaagaggaggaagaggatgagtaCCGCTGGTGGGAAGACCACAACAAGGGCGATGGAACAATCAAGTGGACAACTCTGGAGCACAATGGCGTGGTGTTCCCTCCTGAATACGAAGTGCTGCCTGGGAATGTCAAATTGAAGTATGACGGTGTTCCGGTCTCCCTTGCACCGGAAGCCGAAGAGGTTGCTACCTTTTTCGGCTCCATGCTCAACTCCACCCACAACGTGGAAAATCCTGTGTTCCAGAAGAAtttctttggggacttcAAGGAAGTTGTCAAGAAGACTGGCGGAGCGAAGGACGCAAAGGGGAACAAGATCGATATCAAGGAGTTTGCGAAATGCGACTTCAAGTCTATCTTCAATTTCTACGACGCTCAGCgtgaagaaaagagaaacctGCCACCTGCAGAGAAGAAAGCCGCAAAGGCTCTGAAGGATGAGCAAGAAGCCCCTTACCAGTTCTGTGTGTGGGATGGTCGCAAGCAGAAGGTGGGCAACTTCCGTGTTGAACCGCCTTCTCTATTCCGGGGCCGCGGTGAGCACCCAAAGACCGGGCGTGTAAAGACGCGTGTGCAGCCTGAGCAAATCACCATCAACATTGGTAAAGATGCGAGGGTCCCACCGCCACCTCCCGGCCACAAGTGGAAGGAAGTAAAGCACGATCAGGAAGGGACCTGGCTTGCCATGTGGCAGGAAAATATCAATGGCAACTACAAGTACGTCATGTTAGCCGCCAATTCCGATGTCAAGGGACAAAGCGATTTCAAGAAATTCGAGAAAGCGCGTGAACTCAAGAAGCACATTGAGAAAATCCGCAAGGATTACCAGAAGAACCTCAAACATGACATGATGGTGGAGCGGCAGAAGGCCACGGCAGTCTATCTCATTGATCAGTTTGCCCTGCGTGCTGGAAACGAGAAAGGTGAAGATGAGGCCGAAACCGTCGGTTGCTGTTCTCTTAAATATGAGAATGTTACGCTGAAGCCCCCAAATACTGTTGTCTTTGATTTCTTGGGTAAAGATAGTATTCGTTTCTACGATGAAGTGCAGGTCGATCTGCAAGTCTTTAAGAACCTGAAGATCTTCAAAAAGGCACCCAAAAAGAGCGGTGATGAAATTTTCGACCGCCTTACG ACTTCTGCTCTCAATAAGCATCTTGCCAACTACATGCCAGGTCTAACCGCTAAGGTTTTCCGTACCTATAACGCGTCTTACACTATGGGTTGTGTCCTCAACGAGATGAACCCTACCGGAGGCACTGTCGCCGAAAAGGTAAAAGCGTACAACGATGCTAACCGTAAGGTTGCCATCTTGTGTAACCACAAACGTACTGTCACTGCTGGCCATGCCAATGCAATGGAAAAGATGGGCGAACGG ATCAAGGGCCTTCGATACCAGAAGTGGCGACTAAagcagcaaatgcttgacTTGGACCCCActctgaagaagaaaaagggcACGGCATTCTTCGAAATCGATGAAGATCTCGACAAAGAATGGATCGAAGAACATCAAGCCTTTTTGATTGAGGAGCAGAGAACCAAAATCTCCAAGAAGTTCGAGAAGGACAACGAAAAGCGCGTTGCTGATGGGGAGAAAGAAATGAAGGCTTCCGAGCTCGAGGAGCGTCTGCAGGTCGTcaaggagatggagaagaagtTCAAAAGGGAAAACAAAACCGGGAAGGTCGAGGTCGAGGCCAGAGGCGCAACGGTTGAAAAGCTCGAAGGCTCCATCACCAAGATTGACCAGCGGGTCGAAACGATGTCCGTCCAGGCGCAGGACAAGGAAGACAACAAAGAGGTCGCCCTAGGTACCTCGAAGATT AATTACATTGATCCTCGCCTCACTGTCGTCTTCAGCAAGAAGTATGACGTCCCCATCGAAAAGTTCTTCTCTAAGGCGCTGCGTGAGAAGTTCGAGTGGGCCATCAAGTCGGTTGAGGAGGACTGGGAATTTTAA